The following are from one region of the Acanthopagrus latus isolate v.2019 chromosome 2, fAcaLat1.1, whole genome shotgun sequence genome:
- the crk gene encoding adapter molecule crk yields the protein MAGNFDAEDRGSWYWGRLSRQEAVSLLQGQRHGVFLVRDSITSPGDYVLSVSENSKVSHYIINSISNNRQSGPGLAHPRFRIGDQEFEALPALLEFYKIHYLDTTTLIEPINKSKHTSFISIGPGGGPPPRLEDEFVRALFDFPGHDEEDLPFRKGDILRVLEKPEEQWWNAQNSEGRAGMIPVPYVEKYRPASPSSVAGAGVPGGPLGGVGMLGNSDSSAAQAGTPLLGDPSQYAQPTPLPNLQNGPVYARAIQKRVPNAYDKTALALEVGDMVKVTKINVNGQWEGECKGKRGHFPFTHVKLLDQHNAEDELS from the exons ATGGCCGGAAATTTTGACGCAGAGGACCGTGGCAGCTGGTACTGGGGTCGGTTGAGCAGGCAGGAGGCTGTGTCTCTGTTGCAGGGGCAGAGGCACGGCGTGTTTCTGGTCCGGGACTCCATCACCAGCCCCGGCGACTACGTGCTCTCGGTATCAGAAAACTCCAAAGTCTCGCATTACATAATTAACAGCATCAGCAACAACCGACAATCCGGTCCAG GTTTGGCCCATCCAAGGTTCCGCATTGGTGACCAGGAGTTCGAGGCTCTCCCTGCTTTGCTAGAGTTTTACAAAATCCACTACTTGGACACCACCACCTTAATAGAACCCATCAACAAGTCCAAACACACGTCCTTCATCAGCATTGGCCCAGGCGGAGGCCCCCCACCGCGCCTCGAGGACGAGTTCGTCCGAGCTCTTTTCGACTTTCCTGGTCATGATGAAGAGGATCTCCCGTTTAGGAAGGGCGACATTCTCCGAGTTCTAGAGAAACCAGAGGAGCAGTGGTGGAATGCCCAGAACTCTGAAGGCCGGGCGGGGATGATCCCGGTGCCGTATGTAGAGAAGTACCGACCGGCATCTCCCAGTTCTGTGGCTGGTGCTGGCGTGCCCGGTGGGCCACTGGGAGGAGTTGGGATGCTAGGGAACTCTGACAGCTCTGCAGCCCAGGCTGGCACTCCACTGCTGGGAGACCCTAGCCAGTACGCCCAACCCACCCCCCTTCCAAATCTCCAAAATGGACCTGTCTATGCCAGGGCCATACAGAAGAGGGTGCCCAATGCCTACGACAAGACTGCCCTGGCCTTAGAG GTGGGCGACATGGTGAAGGTGACCAAAATAAACGTGAACGGCCAGTGGGAGGGCGAATGTAAAGGCAAGCGTGGTCACTTTCCCTTCACACATGTCAAACTGCTGGACCAGCACAACGCCGAGGACGAACTCAGCTGA
- the ywhae1 gene encoding tyrosine 3-monooxygenase/tryptophan 5-monooxygenase activation protein, epsilon polypeptide 1 yields the protein MGEREDLVYQAKLAEQAERYDEMVESMKNVAGMNLELTVEERNLLSVAYKNVIGARRASWRIISSIEQREESKGGEEKLKMIKEYRQKVEDELNDICRDILEALDSHLLPAAVMGESRVFYNKMKGDYYRYLAEFATGNSRKEAAENSLVAYKTATDLATAELPPTHPIRLGLALNFSVFYYEILNSPDRACRLAKSAFDEAITELDSLSEDSYKDSTLIMQLLRDNLTLWTSDMQGEGEEQNKEALQDVEDEAQ from the exons ATGGGAGAGCGAGAGGACTTAGTTTATCAGGCAAAACTCGCCGAACAGGCAGAGCGATATGACG AGATGGTGGAGTCTATGAAGAACGTGGCAGGCATGAACCTGGAGctcacagtggaggagaggaaccTACTATCGGTGGCCTACAAGAATGTGATCGGAGCTCGGAGAGCTTCCTGGAGAATAATCAGCAGTAttgaacagagagaagagagcaaGGGTGgagaagagaaactgaagaTGATCAAGGAATACAGGCAAAAG GTTGAGGATGAGCTGAATGACATCTGTCGTGACATTCTGGAAGCACTGGATAGTCACCtactccctgctgctgtcatggGAGAATCTAGAGTCTTCTATAACAAAAT GAAGGGTGACTACTACAGGTATCTGGCAGAGTTTGCCACTGGCAACAGCAgaaaggaggcagcagagaacAGCCTGGTGGCCTACAAAACTGCGACTGATCTAGCTACAGCAGAGCTGCCTCCCACACACCCCATCCGCCTTGGCCTCGCCCTCAACTTCTCCGTCTTCTACTACGAGATCCTCAACTCGCCTGACCGTGCTTGCAG GTTGGCAAAGTCTGCGTTTGATGAAGCCATCACAGAACTGGACTCACTGAGTGAAGACAGCTACAAGGACTCCACACTTATCATGCAGTTGTTACGTGACAACCTGACACTATGGACTTCAGATATGCAGGGAGAGG gTGAAGAACAGAACAAAGAGGCACTGCAAGACGTTGAGGATGAGGCCCAGTGA